One Hordeum vulgare subsp. vulgare chromosome 4H, MorexV3_pseudomolecules_assembly, whole genome shotgun sequence DNA window includes the following coding sequences:
- the LOC123446500 gene encoding uncharacterized protein LOC123446500 yields MPESSHSECSIQFRSRLLHPLASEHWNTGSSSSPAAQHHRRPTQVQVATLKSVGAPELASRAGCRAAVVSAPRHPTDHRRAVAQRTPWPHHVLHRRPRAPWRLRAATPPSVRPCRPAPASSHVPPLAGANHRLQQRHCSPELVVVLPHIFRPRR; encoded by the exons ATGCCCGAATCCAGCCATAGCGAGTGCTCGATCCAGTTTAGATCGAGGTTGCTACATCCTCTCGCGTCCGAGCATTGGAACACGGGCAGCTCGTCCTCTCCTGCAGCTCAGCACCACCGGCGACCAACCCAG GTGCAGGTAGCCACTTTGAAGTCTGTGGGCGCTCCCGAGCTCGCCAGCCGCGCCGGATGCCGAGCCGCCGTTGTGTCCGCACCTCGCCACCcgaccgatcaccggagagccgtCGCGCAGCGGACCCCCTGGCCTCACCATGTTCTGCACCGCCGGCCCCGAGCACCATGGCGGCTCCGAGCCGCAACTCCTCCGTCAGTTCGCCCCTGCAGGCCGGCCCCAGCCTCGTCCCACGTGCCACCGCTCGCCGGAGCAAACCATCG GCTGCAGCAGCGCCATTGCAGCCCGGAGCTTGTGGTTGTTCTCCCTCATATCTTCAGACCTCGCCGTTGA